Within the Rosa rugosa chromosome 2, drRosRugo1.1, whole genome shotgun sequence genome, the region TGCTATTTAAGTTTAGCTTCTCTAATTGTACACCAATTAAGGTCCCTAGGCGATTAGGGTTGCTCTAGCAAGGATTTAGGTAGTGTTGGATTTGTGTTCATATGGCTAAGTCTAAAAATTGTGCTAATTTTGTTTACAAAGAGGATTAGCTGTCATTTGCTTGGTAGCTTATGTCATCTAGGTTTTatttggtgtaagacagcatatgatgtacgtgccttttGTCCATAGATAACAtagataagtaatgaaattatctattccacaaaaacaaaaaaaatctaacAAAATTTAGgtttatttattaattatttataaaCAAGTTGAAAGGTATACTATATAGTTGAAGATATACATAGTGAATCCGAAGCTATTAATCAAACAGCTCAGAAGTTAATACTACAAATTAAACAATCCACACAACTCAAACGTATATTGCTTTACTATCCCATGCATGCTAGCTATTTCCTCTAGTATGGAAGAGTAGGGATACTTTGTTCGTTCCTAAAGAAATTACCAGGATCAACCTTGGTCTTAATAAGCACCAATTTATCGAAATTTTCCTTGAAATACTTGACCCCAAAAACTCTTCCCTCAAAATAGCTTCCCTTGTCATTATGGTTGATCCCAATGTCGAGATCTTTATAGTTGAAGAAGGCTTCCCTCGGGTTCTTGGAAACGAAAGGAGTCATGTACTCGAACAACTTCCTCGTCAAATCGATGTATTTCTCCGCAGCCTCGGACCCAGAAGCGTCCCAGTTTGTTGCATACTGAACCTTCCAGAGATTCCCAGCTCTATGTGGAAAAGGTTTTGCAGATGCCGCAATCTCAGCCATTCTTCCGCCGTAAGGATTGAAAGTCAACATGGGCGTCTGCAACTCGATCATTTTCTGAATAATCCACTTCAAACCAGCTTTCGGAATTGGCTGCTTGACGTAGTCCGACTTCCTCTTCAAGTGGGTAAGTACTTGAGGAACTCTAGAGAGCAAAGCCTCGGGAGCTGTCCCGTTTGCAAAGCTTGTCCAGAAAAGCGTCGATTCAACCCAACTCATTTCTTGGCAATCTGATTGCTCCAAACCCAGTTCAGGGAAACTCTTGTTCATCACGGTGAGTAGTCTTGCGGAGTCTCCAAGAAACAAGGCGTTGAATGTAGCTCTTAGAGTCTTTTCTCCAGTTTGAGAGCCAGTTACATTGACAACATCCATGGTAAGCCTGATGAACAAGTCATTGTCAAGCTTATTTGCGACATATTGCCAACGATACACAATGTCAGTTGCATTCTGTTCCAAGGTTCTTATAACCCTGAAAACAGTAACGGTCTCTGGGACGCGTACAAGGTTGATCTTGTAGGCGATCACCACTCCAAAGCTGGCTCCTCCGCCTCCGGTGATGGCCCAAAAGAGGTCTTCTCCCATCGATTTTCGATCAAGAAGTCTTCCATGCACATCAACTATTTGTGCATCGACTATGTTGTCAACTGACAAGCCGTACTTTCTCATCATGTTACCATATCCACCGCCACTGAAGTGTCCTCCAACACCGACTGTGGGGCATACACCGGCGGGAAATCCATGGACTTTGCTTTTCTCGTAAATTCTGTAGTAAAGTTCGCCTAGAGTAGCACCGGCCTGGACCCATGCAGTCTCGGTTTTGATGTCTACGTTGATGGTTCGAAGATTAAACAGGTCGAGGATGAAGAATGGGACTTCAGCCACATACGACACACCCTCGTAATCGTGACCTCCGCTTCTAATTTTCATCTGTAAGTTGTGCTTTTGAGCACAAAGGATGGCTTGTTGCACATGGGATACGTGCAATGCGGTGATAATAAGGTAAGGTTTTCGGGTGTATGATTCATTGAAACGGAGGTTTCGGATGTAGGATTCCAAAACGGAAGAGTAAGAAGCATTGTTGGGAGTGTAAATTGCTGGACCGATTGGGTGAGAAGGGAGCGAATGGCTTAAAAGACATGAAACAAAGTTCTCAGGAGCTGAGGATGAAGCTGAGGCTGTACAACAAATGGAGAGAACTAGAAGAATAGGAAGGAGTAAGAGCTGTGAAAGCCTTGGTGCCATTTCTAGCATGTTGGATATTTTGTGTATCTGGAAAAGTTCTGAttggtttgtgtttttgatGTGTGTACGGGTGGGAATTTATAGCGGATATGCGTTTGACCGAGACAAAGTTAATTCTCGAAAGTCTAAAGAATTAATTAGATTAGAATATTATGCAAATCACCTCCCATTAATTTTGACTTGCAGAAAATTCAAAGCAACAATAGATACATATAGTTTTCaatctttgtttgtttttaatttgtGCTCTTAGACCTGATAATAGGATAGATTTTAGTGAAAAAATTATCAACGAACTAAACGATAAACACATCATAAGCGTTTAATATAGCcggacttgtttttttttttttttgttacaatatAGCCGGACTTTGACTCCTCAAATATCATCCACAATGTGCCCTAAGAATAATCATCAATCACCGGGATGCATACGCAAATCGAAACGTTATAGATCGATC harbors:
- the LOC133732718 gene encoding berberine bridge enzyme-like 8; its protein translation is MLEMAPRLSQLLLLPILLVLSICCTASASSSAPENFVSCLLSHSLPSHPIGPAIYTPNNASYSSVLESYIRNLRFNESYTRKPYLIITALHVSHVQQAILCAQKHNLQMKIRSGGHDYEGVSYVAEVPFFILDLFNLRTINVDIKTETAWVQAGATLGELYYRIYEKSKVHGFPAGVCPTVGVGGHFSGGGYGNMMRKYGLSVDNIVDAQIVDVHGRLLDRKSMGEDLFWAITGGGGASFGVVIAYKINLVRVPETVTVFRVIRTLEQNATDIVYRWQYVANKLDNDLFIRLTMDVVNVTGSQTGEKTLRATFNALFLGDSARLLTVMNKSFPELGLEQSDCQEMSWVESTLFWTSFANGTAPEALLSRVPQVLTHLKRKSDYVKQPIPKAGLKWIIQKMIELQTPMLTFNPYGGRMAEIAASAKPFPHRAGNLWKVQYATNWDASGSEAAEKYIDLTRKLFEYMTPFVSKNPREAFFNYKDLDIGINHNDKGSYFEGRVFGVKYFKENFDKLVLIKTKVDPGNFFRNEQSIPTLPY